DNA from Bradyrhizobium diazoefficiens USDA 110:
TCGAAATCGCTGTTCGTGGCTGCGTCCTGTAACCGGCCGGTGGCGGAGAAGCCGACGCGCTTCTTCAGGGGTCTGCTGGCCCACCGCCGCGAGATGCGCCACTCGACCATGGGCGCGGCCAGCATCGAGACCTCCAACAACATCTTCAACGAGGTGCTGTGCCAGGCCATGGCCGACCTCAACATGCTGATGACGGAGACGCCGCAGGGCCGTTATCCCTATGCCGGCATTCCCTGGTACTCGACGACCTTCGGCCGCGACGGCCTGATCACGGCGCTCCAGATGCTCTGGGTGGACCCGCGGGTCGCCAAGGGCGTGCTGCGGCGGCTGGCGCATTTCCAGGCGAAGGCGATCGATCCGCTCGCCGATGCCGCGCCCGGAAAGATCCTGCACGAGATGCGCGGCGGCGAAATGGCGGCGCTGCGCGAGGTGCCGTTCTCGCAATACTACGGCAGCGTGGATTCGACCGCCTTGTTCGTGCTGCTCGCCGGAAGCTATTTCGAGCGCACCGGCGACGCGGCCACGTTGATCGAGCTGTGGCCCGCGATCGAGGCGGGGCTGGCGTGGATCGACGGTCCCGGCGATCCCGATCAGGACGGGTTCGTCGAATACCAGCGCGCGACCGAGAAGGGGCTGGCCAACCAGGGCTGGAAGGATTCCTACGATGCGATCTTCCATGCCGACGGCCGGCTCGCGGAGGGCAATATCGCCCTCGCCGAAGTCCAGGGCTACGTCTACGCGGCCAAGCAGCTTGCCGCGCGTTGCGCGCTGCGGCTCGGCAAGCCGGACCGCGTGCGCAAGCTCGAGGCCGAGGCCAAGGCGCTGGCCGCGCGTTTCGAGCAGGCGTTCTGGTGCGAGGAGCTCGGCACCTACGCGCTTGCCCTCGACGGCGACAAACGGCCCTGCAAGGTGCGGACCTCGAATGCCGGGCAGATCCTGTTCAGCGGCATGATCCGCGAGGACCGCGCCCGTCTCGTCGCCGCCGACCTGATGCAGCCGCATTTCTTCTCGGGGTGGGGCATCCGCACGGTCGCGCAGGGCGAGGTGCGCTACAATCCGATGTCCTATCATGACGGCTCGATCTGGCCGCACGACAACGCGCTGATTGCGCTCGGGCTCGCGCGCTACGGGCTCAAGCATTCGGTGGCGCATGTCTTCAAGGGGCTGTTCGACGCCGCGACCTACATGGATCTGCGCCGGCTGCCCGAATTGTTCTGCGGCTTCCGGCGCGAGAAGCGGCGCGGCCCGACGCTCTATCCGGTCGCCTGCGCGCCGCAAGCCTGGGCCAGCGCGACGCCGTTCACGCTGCTGGAGGCGGCGCTGGGCATCGAGTTCGACGTGGCGCGCGGCGAGATCCGCCTGCGCAATCCGCATCTGCCGGCGTTTCTGAACGAGGTCATCGTGCGCGATCTGCGTCTGGGCGAGTCCAGCGTGGACCTGCGCGTCAGCCGCCACGGCGAAGACGTGGCGCTGGAGGTATTGCGCACGCGCGGACAGATCCAGGTGTCGATCGTGCTGGCGCGCTGACGGCGCGCCGCGAGGAGGGTTCATGCGTACCGCCGGATGGTTGGCCTTGAGCGTCGCGATCGTCGCGGGATGGACGGTCGCGGTATCGCGTGCCGCGGAGGAACAGCCCGTGGCGCCAAGTACACCGCGAAGCGAAGCGAACGCGCCGGCGACGGCCCAGCCGCCGGCCTCGGCGGTGCAAGTCACGCCGAAGGATGCCGCGCCGCCGCCGTCGGTGACCATCATCGGCGCGAGCGATGCGCACGGCGTGCTCGGCCGCGACGTGCTCAGCGCCGCGAACGAGGACATGGGCCGCATCGTCGACGTCATCGTCGATCGGAGCGGGCACGTGCGTGCCGCCGTGATCGATTTCGGCGGCTTCCTCGGCGTCGGCAGCCGCAAGATCGTGGTGGACTGGAACGCGATGCGGTTCGGCAAGATCGCCAACAAGAAGGACAGCATCACGCTGGAATTGACCAAGGCGCAGGTTGCGGCCGCGCCGGAATACAAGGAAGACACGCCGATGGTGGTGCTCGGCGCATCCGGGAGCCTGCAACCGCTGCAAGCGATTCAGTGAGGCGCGGGGAGGGATGGCCGCCGGTGCTGTTGTCGAGAAAGCCGAACCAAGCAGCCGAGGATCGCGCTCGCGGCGTTGAACAGGACAACGTTGCAGCGCCGTCGGCCGCAGGTCTTCCGGCACCGTCGCGCCGGAGCCTGCGCGGCCTCGACTGGTTCATCTTCTTCCTCGCCGACGTGCAGACCGGCTTCGGTCCCTTCATCGCGGTCTATCTGACGACGGAGAAATGGACGCAGGGCCAGATCGGCCTCGTGCTGTCGATTGGCGGCATCGTCGCCCTGATCGGGCAGATGCCGGGCGGGGCGATCATCGACGCGGCAAAATCCGAGCGGCTGGTCGCCGCCCTTGCCATCGCGACCATCGGCGGCTGCGCGCTCGCCTATGCCGCCATGCCGATCTTCCCCGTGGTCGTGACCGCCGCGACGCTGCATGCGGCGGCGAGCTGCGTGCTGGGCCCGGCGATCGCCGCGATCAGCCTCGGCCTCGTCGGTCCGCTCGCGATCGGCGAGCGGCTCGGCCGCAACGCGCGGTTTGCCTCCCTCGGCAATGGCGTTGCCGCCGCCGTGATGGGCACGGCCGGCTATCTGCTGTCGAGCCGCTCGGTCTTCCTGGTCACGTTCCTGCTCGCGATCCCCACCCTGATCGCGCTGTCGCGCATCCGCGAGGAGGAGGTCGACATCGCGCGCTGCCACGGCGAGATGCCGCGCGAGGCGCAGGATCGCGGCGACACCAATGTCTGGCATCTGATCCGGCAGCGGCCGCTGATCGTCTTCGCGCTCAGTGTGCTGTTGTTGCAGCTCGCAAACGCCGCGATGATGCCGCTGATGGCGAGCGCGGTGACGGCGCGGTCGAGCCAGTGGGCGACGGTGCTGGTCGCCTTTTGCATCGTCGTCCCGCAGGCGATCGTGGCGCTATTGTCGCCAACCGTCGGGCGCAAGGCGCAAGCGTGGGGCCGCAGGCCGCTGCTGCTGATCGGATTCGGCGCGCTGGTGATCCGCGGCCTGCTGTTCGCGACCGTGCGCGATCCATATCTGCTGGTCGCGGTGCAGGTGTTCGACGGCATCACCGCGGCGGTGTTCGCGGTGATGATTCCGCTGATCGTCGCCGACGTCGCCTTCGGCAGCGGTCACTTCAATCTGGCGCAGGGCATCGTCGGCACCGCGACCGGGATCGGTGCGTCGCTGAGCACGGCGCTCGGCGGCTATGTCAGCGACAAGTTCGGCAACGCCACCGCCTTCATCGGCCTGTCCGGCGTTGCCGCGACAGGGCTCCTTTTGATCCTCCTCGTGATGCCGGAGACCCGGCGCACCACGCTCTGAACCGCAAAAGAAATGGCCGGCCGAAACGGGTTCGGCCGGCCAAGTGGGTGGGGAGGAAGACGATCAGGCGTCGAGATTGTGCAGGCGCTGGCGGTTGCGCAGCACGATCTGGCGGGCGCCGGAGAAGCCGAGAATGCCCTGGGTGTGAAGCTGCGACAGCGCGCGCGACACGGTTTCGAGGGTGAGGCCGAGATAGTCGCCGATATCGCGGCGGCACATCGGCAGCGCCATCATGCCGGCAACGGCGAGACGGCGGTCCATTTCGAGCAGGAAGGTCGCGACGCGCTCCATCGCGGTCTTGCGGCCGAGCAGCAGCATGTGATCCTCGGCGTGGCGAAGTTCGCCGGCGGTCATCGCCCAGAGCTTGCGGGCAACCTGCACGTCGATGCCGGCGGCCTTCTCGAGGCTCGAGCGTTTCACGAGGCGCACGCTGGTGTCGATGATGGCTTCGGCGGCAAGACGGTGGCTGGGGCCGGATTCGAGGCCGAACACGTCGCCGGGAAGATGGAAGGCGCCGATCTGGCGGCGGCCGTCGGAGAGAAGCTTGTAGCTGCGCACGGCCCCGGTGACGACCTGGTAGACATATTCGGCCGGCTCGTCCTCGCCATAGATCTCCTCGTCCTTGCGGTAGGAGAATTCGGTGGCGACGAGGCCAACATGGCCCGTGATCGCACCGAACTGGTCGGACACCTGATGGGGCGGGGCAATCTTGCCACCGATTTGGGTGTTGATCACCTGGGTCTTGAGTGTCTGGGTCAGCATCTGCGCCATCTCCGTTGTGATGACGCATTGGTACGCGGTATCGGGAGGTTCGAAAATTTCGAGCGATATCTTAAGGGGGGTGCCTTACGTAGAACCCCGTAGGTCATGCCCGAGGCCGGTCCTGGATGGCGCGGCGGATACGCTTGAGCAGGTTTTCGTCGAGAAGCGGCTTCAAAACCACGTCTTTTACGCCGGCCGCGGCGGCCCGGGTCGAGATGTTTTCGTCCGGATAGCCGGTGATCAGGATCACGGGCGTTTCGCCGTCCGATTTACGCAGGCGGCTGGCGAGCTCGATTCCATTGATGTCGGGCATCTTGTAGTCGATCACGT
Protein-coding regions in this window:
- a CDS encoding PRC-barrel domain-containing protein; translation: MRTAGWLALSVAIVAGWTVAVSRAAEEQPVAPSTPRSEANAPATAQPPASAVQVTPKDAAPPPSVTIIGASDAHGVLGRDVLSAANEDMGRIVDVIVDRSGHVRAAVIDFGGFLGVGSRKIVVDWNAMRFGKIANKKDSITLELTKAQVAAAPEYKEDTPMVVLGASGSLQPLQAIQ
- a CDS encoding response regulator, whose protein sequence is MIEVSSHHERLPSSTKPTVFVVDDDAAVLGSLRFLLETDGFAVRTFRSGTALLNAGGAPGADCYVIDYKMPDINGIELASRLRKSDGETPVILITGYPDENISTRAAAAGVKDVVLKPLLDENLLKRIRRAIQDRPRA
- a CDS encoding amylo-alpha-1,6-glucosidase produces the protein MAAEVVTKFVSVARTVEQVAEQPFYIPMTGPSARPRRSLKHDDTFIVLDSHGDIGASAGGPDGLFHHDTRYLARLELVLDDLQPLLLGSNLRDDNSALTVDLTNPDIYRQGGLALQKDLLHIVRTIFLWRGTAYQRIGVQNHGDRPAGFELTLLFDNDFADLFEVRGERRPRRGTGASRLLGPTDVLFEYRGLDDAERTTGLHFDPRPTRLSVNAATWQLELEPHQSKSLFVAASCNRPVAEKPTRFFRGLLAHRREMRHSTMGAASIETSNNIFNEVLCQAMADLNMLMTETPQGRYPYAGIPWYSTTFGRDGLITALQMLWVDPRVAKGVLRRLAHFQAKAIDPLADAAPGKILHEMRGGEMAALREVPFSQYYGSVDSTALFVLLAGSYFERTGDAATLIELWPAIEAGLAWIDGPGDPDQDGFVEYQRATEKGLANQGWKDSYDAIFHADGRLAEGNIALAEVQGYVYAAKQLAARCALRLGKPDRVRKLEAEAKALAARFEQAFWCEELGTYALALDGDKRPCKVRTSNAGQILFSGMIREDRARLVAADLMQPHFFSGWGIRTVAQGEVRYNPMSYHDGSIWPHDNALIALGLARYGLKHSVAHVFKGLFDAATYMDLRRLPELFCGFRREKRRGPTLYPVACAPQAWASATPFTLLEAALGIEFDVARGEIRLRNPHLPAFLNEVIVRDLRLGESSVDLRVSRHGEDVALEVLRTRGQIQVSIVLAR
- a CDS encoding helix-turn-helix domain-containing protein, giving the protein MLTQTLKTQVINTQIGGKIAPPHQVSDQFGAITGHVGLVATEFSYRKDEEIYGEDEPAEYVYQVVTGAVRSYKLLSDGRRQIGAFHLPGDVFGLESGPSHRLAAEAIIDTSVRLVKRSSLEKAAGIDVQVARKLWAMTAGELRHAEDHMLLLGRKTAMERVATFLLEMDRRLAVAGMMALPMCRRDIGDYLGLTLETVSRALSQLHTQGILGFSGARQIVLRNRQRLHNLDA
- a CDS encoding MFS transporter, with product MLLSRKPNQAAEDRARGVEQDNVAAPSAAGLPAPSRRSLRGLDWFIFFLADVQTGFGPFIAVYLTTEKWTQGQIGLVLSIGGIVALIGQMPGGAIIDAAKSERLVAALAIATIGGCALAYAAMPIFPVVVTAATLHAAASCVLGPAIAAISLGLVGPLAIGERLGRNARFASLGNGVAAAVMGTAGYLLSSRSVFLVTFLLAIPTLIALSRIREEEVDIARCHGEMPREAQDRGDTNVWHLIRQRPLIVFALSVLLLQLANAAMMPLMASAVTARSSQWATVLVAFCIVVPQAIVALLSPTVGRKAQAWGRRPLLLIGFGALVIRGLLFATVRDPYLLVAVQVFDGITAAVFAVMIPLIVADVAFGSGHFNLAQGIVGTATGIGASLSTALGGYVSDKFGNATAFIGLSGVAATGLLLILLVMPETRRTTL